From one Nitrospinota bacterium genomic stretch:
- a CDS encoding putative sulfate/molybdate transporter, giving the protein MAGHYAFGGRTGGSVIINGSMYLLLGLFFSGSFNGIITIFPLPILGVILFFEGLTLMRLIGDIVYPRAHFSIALLVGLIAVGLPYGFLIGMIVGTLLVLVSERYQIGFSRSQNKRREE; this is encoded by the coding sequence ATGGCTGGGCATTATGCGTTCGGAGGGCGGACGGGAGGCTCCGTTATTATTAACGGCTCCATGTATCTATTGTTGGGGCTTTTCTTTAGTGGCAGTTTTAACGGGATCATCACGATCTTTCCCCTTCCTATTTTAGGGGTTATCTTATTTTTTGAAGGATTGACCCTGATGAGGTTAATAGGAGACATCGTCTATCCAAGGGCTCACTTCTCAATCGCTCTGTTAGTAGGGTTGATAGCGGTTGGGCTGCCGTATGGATTTCTCATCGGGATGATTGTCGGGACACTTTTGGTACTCGTCTCGGAGCGGTATCAAATTGGCTTCAGCCGTTCTCAGAACAAAAGGCGAGAGGAGTAG
- the yqeC gene encoding putative selenium-dependent hydroxylase accessory protein YqeC codes for MGGAASLIDRFGVTLGSVVAICGSGGKTTLLYRLAGEAAERGWKTLCSSTVTAQMVSPAPDRAVVVAEEISDLESHLRETFAATGQVVLFGTEERRDKMLGVPVETLEGLHEAGLADLFVLECCGARRRPFKAPADNEPVIPPFATHVVVVVGMEAVGKAMDELSVHRPERVTALTGLAMGGIISPEVIAQVVSAPESYLGKGPPGARWFLYCTKASSPERKDTVDRMGELLSETPFQVVCAD; via the coding sequence ATGGGAGGCGCTGCTAGCCTGATAGACCGCTTCGGCGTCACCCTCGGCAGCGTCGTGGCCATCTGCGGCAGCGGGGGCAAGACGACCTTGCTTTACCGTCTGGCCGGCGAGGCGGCGGAGCGGGGATGGAAGACCCTCTGCTCAAGCACCGTCACCGCCCAGATGGTCTCCCCCGCCCCCGACCGAGCCGTGGTGGTCGCAGAAGAGATTTCCGACCTCGAGTCCCACCTGAGGGAAACCTTCGCCGCCACCGGCCAAGTCGTCCTCTTCGGGACGGAAGAGCGCCGAGACAAAATGCTCGGGGTGCCTGTAGAAACCCTGGAGGGTCTCCACGAGGCGGGGCTGGCCGACCTATTCGTGCTTGAGTGCTGCGGCGCCCGCCGCAGGCCCTTCAAGGCGCCAGCCGACAACGAGCCTGTGATTCCTCCCTTCGCCACCCACGTTGTGGTGGTGGTGGGGATGGAGGCGGTGGGCAAGGCCATGGACGAGCTGAGCGTCCACCGCCCAGAGAGGGTCACGGCCCTTACGGGCCTGGCCATGGGTGGGATAATCTCGCCTGAGGTCATCGCCCAGGTGGTGAGCGCGCCCGAGTCATACCTCGGCAAGGGCCCTCCTGGAGCCCGATGGTTCCTCTACTGCACCAAGGCCTCATCACCCGAGAGAAAGGACACCGTCGACCGCATGGGCGAACTCCTCAGCGAGACGCCGTTCCAGGTCGTCTGCGCAGACTGA
- a CDS encoding molybdenum cofactor guanylyltransferase: MGLNKAFVEVGGIPIIERALKVLRGLFDEVFIVTTRPEPYAHLGFPIHTDLLPGNDSLGGLHAALSYSSGEACFLCACDMPFLNPRLIRYLAELASGADAVVPKSPDGLQPLHSVYTKRCLPAIEEGIAAGQLKLADLVSRINVRMVEGAELTDLDPEWRSFFNINRMDDLQEANILARTLEGAGDLPHAGGRNS; encoded by the coding sequence ATGGGCCTTAACAAGGCCTTTGTAGAGGTGGGCGGAATCCCCATCATCGAGCGGGCCCTGAAGGTCCTTCGGGGCCTCTTTGATGAGGTTTTCATCGTCACCACCCGGCCCGAGCCCTACGCTCACCTCGGCTTCCCCATCCACACAGACCTGTTGCCGGGCAACGACTCTCTGGGAGGCCTCCACGCCGCGCTGTCATACTCCTCAGGCGAGGCCTGTTTCCTCTGCGCCTGCGATATGCCCTTCTTAAACCCTCGGCTCATCCGCTACCTGGCAGAGTTGGCCTCCGGTGCCGATGCGGTAGTCCCCAAGAGTCCCGACGGCCTTCAACCCCTTCACTCCGTCTACACGAAGCGCTGCCTGCCGGCCATCGAAGAGGGCATCGCCGCCGGGCAGCTGAAGCTGGCCGACCTCGTTTCGCGGATAAATGTACGAATGGTAGAGGGCGCCGAGCTCACCGACCTCGACCCCGAGTGGCGAAGCTTCTTCAACATCAACCGAATGGACGATCTGCAAGAGGCCAATATCCTCGCTCGCACCCTTGAGGGAGCCGGGGATTTGCCCCACGCGGGGGGCCGGAACTCCTAA
- a CDS encoding carboxymuconolactone decarboxylase family protein, with amino-acid sequence MSSSKASGIPPALQEFSEKYPEIWSQYEGLGDACHRAGPLDDKTRRLVKLAIAVGAQLEGGARGQVRKARSDGLDPADVEHVVALALPTLGLPGTIAAYTWVTKEWASGATA; translated from the coding sequence ATGTCATCAAGCAAAGCAAGCGGTATCCCACCTGCGCTTCAGGAGTTCAGTGAGAAGTACCCGGAAATTTGGAGCCAATACGAAGGTCTTGGAGACGCTTGCCACCGGGCCGGTCCTCTGGACGACAAGACCCGGCGCTTGGTCAAGTTGGCCATTGCCGTTGGGGCCCAGCTCGAAGGGGGCGCGCGAGGCCAGGTCAGGAAGGCCCGTTCCGATGGCCTCGACCCGGCCGACGTAGAGCACGTTGTTGCCCTCGCTCTGCCCACCCTTGGCCTGCCCGGGACAATAGCGGCTTACACCTGGGTCACGAAGGAGTGGGCCTCTGGAGCAACGGCATAA
- a CDS encoding 4Fe-4S dicluster domain-containing protein yields MAEKRYAMVIDLNRCIGCHACSVACKAEFDVPVGVWRSWVTYGERGTYPDAVLSFLPRLCNHCEDAPCIPVCPTGATYQRDDGVVVIKEERCIGCGYCVEACPYEMRFLHPETKVASKCDFCVHRVDQGLEPACVQTCLGTARIFGDMNDPNSEVSQILKKEKVHQIRPDFGTDPRVFYVDPDPTLLDVFKRTAPQEEVV; encoded by the coding sequence ATGGCTGAAAAACGCTACGCGATGGTGATCGACCTCAACCGTTGCATCGGCTGCCACGCCTGTTCGGTAGCCTGCAAGGCTGAGTTCGACGTCCCAGTGGGGGTCTGGCGGAGCTGGGTCACCTACGGTGAGAGAGGGACATACCCCGACGCAGTCCTCTCTTTCCTCCCGCGGCTCTGCAACCACTGCGAAGATGCCCCCTGCATTCCCGTTTGCCCCACTGGGGCTACCTACCAGCGCGACGACGGGGTGGTGGTCATCAAGGAGGAGCGGTGTATAGGCTGCGGCTACTGTGTCGAGGCTTGCCCGTACGAGATGAGGTTTCTCCACCCAGAGACGAAGGTCGCCTCGAAGTGCGACTTCTGTGTCCATCGAGTCGATCAGGGGCTCGAGCCTGCCTGCGTGCAGACCTGTCTCGGTACAGCCCGCATCTTCGGTGACATGAACGACCCCAACAGCGAGGTGTCACAGATCCTGAAGAAGGAGAAGGTCCACCAGATACGGCCCGACTTTGGGACCGATCCGAGGGTCTTCTACGTTGACCCTGACCCCACATTGCTGGACGTCTTCAAGCGTACAGCGCCCCAAGAGGAGGTGGTATAG
- the nrfD gene encoding polysulfide reductase NrfD: MKPTIVYEVFHPISWGIEIVADFFLVGLAVGAFLLSAGIKLYYGPNRVLPEEYRKICRIGAYIALVGLVLGSAFLIGHLGRPERFFTLFYRFQVTSVLAWGAWIKLGFTIFALWYALLWWRDRPGEARKRLVVGVVGSVFALALGMYHGILRTVLKASALWNAGPTTVVSILGFVLTGIAAVTLVIALRRRGDVALKAILAVRWIFGLAIIAQLFTVLLWLFTLYTGPHDAKAAAQVLMDRFPLLLWGGAIGLGLILPLALGLYAIVHERKDPRLSVAIPAVAAALVLVGGFILRYVIVVAGQLS, encoded by the coding sequence GTGAAACCAACAATCGTCTACGAGGTGTTTCACCCCATCTCCTGGGGGATTGAGATCGTAGCGGACTTCTTCCTCGTAGGGCTGGCGGTCGGCGCCTTCCTCCTGTCTGCGGGCATCAAACTCTACTACGGACCGAACAGAGTTCTGCCGGAGGAGTATAGGAAAATCTGCAGGATCGGAGCCTACATCGCCCTCGTCGGATTGGTCTTGGGCAGCGCCTTCCTCATAGGCCACCTGGGCCGTCCCGAGCGTTTCTTCACGCTATTTTACCGCTTCCAGGTCACCTCGGTGCTCGCGTGGGGCGCGTGGATTAAGCTCGGCTTCACCATCTTCGCGCTCTGGTATGCGCTGCTCTGGTGGCGCGACCGCCCAGGGGAGGCCCGGAAGCGTCTGGTGGTCGGCGTGGTCGGCTCGGTCTTTGCCTTAGCCCTGGGGATGTACCACGGGATCCTCAGGACGGTGCTGAAAGCCAGCGCGCTTTGGAACGCCGGTCCCACAACGGTGGTCTCCATTCTGGGGTTCGTCCTTACGGGCATCGCCGCCGTGACCCTGGTCATCGCCTTGCGCCGGCGGGGCGATGTGGCGCTCAAGGCCATCCTTGCCGTTCGGTGGATCTTCGGCCTGGCCATCATCGCCCAGCTCTTTACCGTGCTGTTGTGGCTATTTACCCTCTATACGGGGCCCCATGACGCCAAAGCTGCAGCCCAGGTCCTGATGGACCGCTTCCCGCTTCTGCTTTGGGGCGGGGCCATCGGGTTGGGCCTAATCCTGCCGCTGGCCCTCGGCCTCTACGCCATCGTCCATGAGCGCAAGGATCCACGGCTAAGCGTGGCCATCCCGGCGGTGGCCGCGGCGCTCGTGCTCGTCGGTGGGTTCATCCTCCGCTACGTCATCGTCGTAGCCGGGCAATTGAGCTAG